The following proteins come from a genomic window of Diprion similis isolate iyDipSimi1 chromosome 8, iyDipSimi1.1, whole genome shotgun sequence:
- the LOC124408545 gene encoding pyridoxal kinase, giving the protein MSAKQPPHVLSVQSHVVSGYVGNKSATFPLQLLGFEVDPINSVQLTNHTGYKCVKGQVLDSNDLGELMVGLRENDLDHYSHLLTGYAGSASFLRTIAKLVTDLKRKNPNLIYVCDPVMGDNGKMYVPNELLEIYRDHIIPLADIVTPNQFELELLTGKKVENLKDVQEAIKELHAKGPQIVVISSTEIDKNLTTVASTLKDGVMIKLEIPRLPAAFTGSGDLFAALFLAHSHLQGSIKPALEKTVNTLYEVLKKTHEYSKGPHEDSAQPAKKIELRLIESKKVIEDPGTELVAEIL; this is encoded by the exons ATGAGCGCTAAACAACCGCCTCACGTTCTATCCGTTCAAAGCCACGTCGTTTCGGGATACGTTGGTAACAAAAGTGCAACTTTTCCACTACAG ttaCTAGGCTTCGAAGTCGATCCGATCAATTCTGTCCAGTTGACCAATCATACCGGATACAAATGTGTCAAGGGTCAAGTATTAGACTCGAACGATTTAG GTGAATTGATGGTTGGCCTGAGAGAGAATGACCTAGACCATTACAGTCATTTACTGACAGGCTACGCAGGCTCTGCGTCTTTTCTAAGAACAATAGCAAAACTCGTAACAGATCTGAAAAGGAAGAACCCAAACCTGATATACG TTTGCGATCCTGTTATGGGCGACAATGGCAAAATGTACGTGCCTAACGAATTGCTGGAGATTTACAGGGACCACATCATTCCGCTCGCCGATATTGTCACGCCGAATCAGTTTGAGTTAGA ACTTTTGacaggaaaaaaagttgagaacTTAAAAGATGTACAAGAGGCGATAAAAGAATTGCACGCAAAGGGACCTCAAATTGTAGTCATTTCTTCTACAGAAATTGACAAGAATTTAACTACCGTTGCCAGCACACTGAAAG ACGGAGTCATGATAAAGCTGGAAATTCCACGACTACCGGCAGCTTTCACTGGTTCTGGTGATTTATTCGCTGCGCTTTTCCTGGCCCATTCTCATCTTCAAGGCAGCATCAAGCCAGCCCTAGAAAAGACTGTCAATACCTTGTACGAGGTGTTGAAGAAAACTCACGAATATTCCAaag GTCCACACGAAGATTCAGCGCAACCTGCTAAAAAGATTGAGCTGCGCTTAATTGAGAGTAAAAAAGTCATTGAAGATCCAGGTACCGAGTTAGTGGCCGAGATTTTATGA